In the Euwallacea fornicatus isolate EFF26 chromosome 30, ASM4011564v1, whole genome shotgun sequence genome, GTCAATTTGTTACGAAGTATCCTGCTGGCCAACATTTTAATAGGAAAGTAGCCGAAGTCAGTTTAAGCGTTTGCCAATTATTTTCCCCTACGAAATCGATTATTCTCCATCTGCCTGGGCTAGGAGATCCCACGAGTGCTAATTAACCTCAACTGAAATTGCTTtaacaaacacaaaaaatgaaacGTCCGAGGGAATAATGCGATGATTAAAACAATCGCGAGACGTTCCCGGAAGGAATGAATTAATGGAGTCCATTACCGGTGTCTTGGAATTTTCGCtcaaggaaattttcaaaaatccgcGCCTGTGGAAACACTCGAACAATTAACAGCTGGTTggcggaaattaaaaaatggttcTGAAGTAACTGTCCGCCTTCTATTTTAAGATTCCTCACTTTTATACAGTGCCTACGTAATCTTCGAAcaagattttcaaatttatgtcAGTTACGATTTGGAATAGGTAACCGCCAGATATCGCCAGGATGTCGGTATGTCTTGAACACAACTCCGGTTCCCGCTTTTTAATATGTGATTTCTTTTCCCCTTCTAGGAAGAATTGGATAAAGATCAAATTGCTCGTGAGTATTTTATAGCAATTCTAAAAAGTAAATCGTCCATTATTTCACCGATCGGAAACAAACCTCTTCGTCCGTCACCCAATGCTAGTTAGTCAAACCCACGGCAGGACGTCCGCGcttcttctttttcaaattgatcCGAACATTGATCGAACTAACCGGGCGATTTCCGTTTCAGTCCTGAAAAAGGCGTTCGATACCTTCGACGTCGAGAAGAAAGGAAGCATCGGCACCCAGATGGTGCGAACCATCTTCACCATGCTGGGTATCACCACCACCGAACagattttgaatgaaatcatTGCCGAAGTGGATACCGACGGTAAGTCCATTCAGAATGTGAGCGGATGAGGTCTGTGAGGGATTTACTGCCTCAGGATCTGGTGAACTGGAATTTGAGGAGTTCGTAACTCTGGCTGCCAAATTCATGGTCGAAGAAGATGCAGAAGCCATGCAACATGAACTTAAGGAAGCCTTCCGTTTATACGACAAAGAAGGTAAGCGTATGTGGGCATGCTTTGGGTTCTCTGTTGCGAAGCCAGAAATTTTGAGTACGCGAGGTGTTTTTAAGTTTCCCACCACGAGGGTGAACTCAGAATAAAAATTCTTCGATCTCGCCTACCTCGAGAGAAAAAGTgacatttttcctttgaatTTCTCCCATAGATTGAtgtttacttttttgaatCTTATACGGGAGATGGCAGCTCTGTCAGCGCATCGACGAATCACTCAGTTTTACAATTTCGCCTCTAcgaatttttgagatatttactCGAAATTTCGAACAGAGAACACGTTCATTTTTAGATTCGCTCCGGTCAGCAATTCCAACAATTTTGATCATTCCATCGAGACCCCATCTGATTACATTTATATGATAAATGGGGTACACGAGCGTCAAAAAGGGGGAGGCGTCCCCCTCTTGTGTGGGACGCGCGTTTGCCGTAATATTCTCATCGATTTTCACCCAACGAATGTGACTTCTGACTGCCTTCAATGTGCTCAAAATTGAGATTTCCCCCGATATCACGCTGATTGCGCCAGGCTGCATCTTTCAAGAGCGATAACGATTAACTCGCACGCGAGGTTTCATCTAAACTTAAGTCATCTGCACCTTAACGTCTTCTGGAAAACGTTCGGGAGAAACCTGGATGGGGATTAAAACGGCGGTTTTATTTGATTGTACAGGCAACGGTTACATTTCCACGAAAACCCTCAAAGAAATCCTCAAAGAGCTGGACGACAAGCTGACCAGCGACGAGTTGGACATGATAATCGCTGAAATTGATACTGATGGTTCAGGAACCGTGGATTTCGACGGTAAGTTAGGATGATTCAGTGCTTATCAAATCGTTGGGAAAAATGTTAGTTTCTGGCGCCAAAGTAAATCAAATGAATTGCAAAATAACTTGGCAGGAACGTCTAACAAGATAcagatatttaaattgtagGTGCTCTTGGCAACCAGGAAACATTTAGATCTGAAGTGGTACTTAATCCGTCGGCTTTCCATTATGTAGGATCAAGTTTAAAATAAGTAGCTGTCGACGAAGCGAAAAATAAGGAAACGTTTAGTTTTCAGTGCCTTgttgaacatttattaaattaatggaGAGCTTTTTGCACTCCACTTAAGCCCATTTGTTACTCCTCGTgatcattattttaatatattgcaAATAGCAAACCGGAGAATTGCGAATGTACTTTGCCGCTCTCTGCGCAGCAAAAACGTCAACGCTTAAAATCTTGAGAAGAATTTTAGTGAAAATGTCTATTTTCATTTCTGTTCTGTTTTTCCAGAATTTATGGAAGTAATGACGGGAGGCGATGACTAAAACTGCCacaaataatgtaatatgGGGAGCAACCTGGCCAAAGTATTATTAAGAAAATCTTTTGTAATGAGAAGTGAAGAGAATGTTGAGGTTACtgctttttttctattatgtaCGGtaactgaatttatttttctttgaataaatatttgccgATTTATTAAGTTACGTGTATCAATTCAGTCCTCGTTGAATCGGTCACAGGACGTAGGTCCGAAATGAGCGCAACTCAATAACCCGTCCCTTTATGCGACTCTGCTTTTGAGCAACGGAAAGAGCACGCATTGCTCTATTCGAACTATCACTCAAGCCTTCGTCCCTCGGCAATTTAGTCCGTCGCTCAATAGGCATAAAGACACGTGTGATAACGCACGTTCATCAATTTTGAGTTGTCCGGACGTGACAATGCACCGCGATCGCACCAAACCGTCGGCCGTCCGGAAGACTGCTAGTCCGCAGGGGTCCCAGGTCTAGACCCTTGTACCGGGCGACCAGGTGAGCCTTGGTCTTAGGAGATTAAGACGGGAAAtcggttttcattttttgcgcCTGCGTGTATGACGACAATTGAAAAACGCTTACATGGAGGTCGAAATGCTCAGgccaattcaaaaatttgaacgtcccgcgtaaccgtccGAGGCTGGAATTGGCGAACTGGCCGGTGGTCTCTTCGTGCAACTGCTGTAGATGTTTTTGCGAACTGTGTTACGTTCTTTTGCTtcctttttcatttacttgCTTGGCTGAGCTTTGATATGTAGGCAGTCGttcaatttattcattttaactgttttttaaatcgtatTTAAATAAAGGGTTAAAGAGAAAGGAGAGAAAATTTATCCGACATGGGGTTTTTTCGCTCACGTTGTCGGCAACTTTCCGTTTGTTCAGCTCTGGCCTTCGCTCGGACCAATCGTGGACCGATCGGCCGGTcgcgcgggacattcaaactCTTG is a window encoding:
- the LOC136347756 gene encoding troponin C, isoallergen Bla g 6.0201-like, with product MSEELDKDQIALLKKAFDTFDVEKKGSIGTQMVRTIFTMLGITTTEQILNEIIAEVDTDGSGELEFEEFVTLAAKFMVEEDAEAMQHELKEAFRLYDKEGNGYISTKTLKEILKELDDKLTSDELDMIIAEIDTDGSGTVDFDEFMEVMTGGDD